In the genome of Olsenella profusa DSM 13989, one region contains:
- a CDS encoding nitrogenase component 1: MSVTPVSYTVSELWARGRDDIPDDFVSGRHLIYSSPAALAFNSPGAEGFGVKRAGLAIPGSVMLVVSPGCCGRNTSSVSELPGYENRFFYLEMSETDLITSRHLRRIPQAVRALCESLPTVPSVVMVCVTCVDALLGTDMERVCHAAQDEAGVPVRPCYMYALTREGTRPPMVSVRQSLYSLLEPAERDARACNLLGHFAPIEEGSDLKALLAQAGLRHVREVSTAADFAGFQGMAEANFNLVLDPEAAPAAQDLERRLGIPWIELTRLYEEDRIHAQYDALATALGVSFDQGPWQARARGALRSFRERHPREVFAVGEGSNANPFELALALVRQGCSVREVFGTVTPGQYVYLRHLADLSPQTRVYSNLEPTMIGYDPAGTGVTLTIGRDAGYYHPACPNLAWDGDEQPFGYTAVSGLFGALDHLLSHGDEGRGVHGAISLAGERRGRAACRRVPAPDAAPALRPLDARHCVRGLRRMLTPFAPDQSGAASVLYGMGGITVVVDAGGCVGNICGFDEPRWFAQRDAIFSAGLRDMDAILGRDDLLVQKLELAHRQLGGRFVALVGTPVPAVIGTDLTALCHLAERRCGLPAIALKTNGMDLYDRGAEAAYLVLLTRFVEGAPERPVTEEGRIGVWGATPLDVSDHDGAAALERRLRLDGWRRVTVFGMGATLDELRTAGAAERNLVVSPAGLKAAQWLQRRFGTPYDVDYPLADALIPRIAWAGHRVLVVHQQVAAHAIRTRLLARGASDVIVASFFMQPDEARRDGDLHLREEGDVAAAVRAARPTAILADVTLRKLVGDFAGDFFDETHYALSGHLVRT, encoded by the coding sequence ATGAGCGTCACCCCCGTCTCCTACACCGTCTCCGAGCTCTGGGCGCGCGGGCGCGACGACATCCCCGACGACTTCGTCTCCGGCAGGCACCTCATCTACAGCTCGCCGGCCGCCCTGGCCTTCAACTCTCCGGGGGCGGAGGGCTTTGGCGTCAAGCGCGCGGGCCTCGCCATTCCCGGCTCGGTCATGCTCGTCGTGTCGCCGGGGTGCTGCGGCCGCAACACCAGTTCCGTCTCCGAGCTACCGGGCTATGAGAACCGCTTCTTCTATCTCGAGATGAGTGAGACCGACCTCATCACGTCCCGTCACCTCAGGCGCATCCCCCAGGCGGTACGGGCGCTGTGCGAGAGCCTGCCCACGGTGCCCTCGGTCGTGATGGTCTGCGTCACCTGCGTGGACGCCCTGCTCGGCACCGACATGGAGCGCGTGTGCCATGCGGCGCAGGACGAGGCGGGCGTTCCCGTGCGTCCCTGCTATATGTACGCCCTCACGCGCGAGGGCACAAGGCCGCCCATGGTCAGCGTGCGCCAGTCGCTCTACTCCCTGCTGGAGCCCGCCGAGAGGGACGCGCGCGCCTGCAACCTGCTGGGACACTTCGCGCCCATCGAGGAGGGGTCCGACCTCAAGGCGCTGCTCGCCCAGGCTGGCCTGCGCCACGTGCGCGAGGTCTCGACGGCAGCGGACTTCGCCGGCTTCCAGGGCATGGCCGAGGCCAACTTCAACCTCGTGCTCGATCCAGAGGCCGCCCCTGCCGCGCAGGACCTCGAGCGCCGCCTGGGGATCCCCTGGATCGAGCTCACACGCCTCTACGAGGAGGATCGCATCCATGCCCAGTACGACGCGCTGGCCACGGCGCTGGGCGTGAGCTTTGACCAGGGGCCTTGGCAGGCGCGGGCGCGCGGTGCCCTGCGCTCCTTCCGCGAGCGTCATCCGCGCGAGGTCTTCGCGGTGGGCGAGGGCTCCAACGCCAACCCGTTCGAGCTGGCGCTGGCCCTGGTGCGCCAGGGCTGCTCCGTGCGCGAGGTCTTTGGCACCGTCACGCCAGGGCAGTACGTCTACCTGCGCCATCTTGCGGACCTCTCGCCCCAGACGCGCGTGTACTCCAACCTCGAACCCACGATGATCGGCTATGACCCTGCAGGCACCGGCGTCACGCTCACCATCGGCCGCGATGCTGGCTACTACCACCCCGCCTGCCCAAACCTCGCATGGGACGGCGACGAGCAGCCCTTTGGCTACACGGCGGTGAGCGGCCTCTTTGGCGCGCTGGATCACCTACTCTCCCATGGGGACGAGGGCCGTGGCGTGCATGGGGCCATCTCGCTTGCCGGGGAGCGGCGCGGACGGGCCGCCTGTCGTCGCGTTCCCGCCCCCGATGCCGCCCCTGCGCTGCGGCCCCTCGACGCGCGGCACTGCGTGCGCGGCCTGCGCCGGATGCTCACCCCCTTCGCACCGGACCAGTCTGGGGCGGCCTCCGTGCTCTATGGCATGGGCGGCATCACGGTGGTGGTGGATGCGGGCGGCTGTGTGGGCAACATCTGCGGCTTTGACGAGCCGCGTTGGTTTGCCCAGAGGGACGCCATCTTCAGCGCGGGCCTGCGGGACATGGATGCCATCCTTGGTCGCGATGACCTGTTGGTGCAGAAGCTCGAGCTGGCGCACCGGCAGCTGGGTGGCCGCTTCGTTGCGCTCGTGGGCACGCCGGTACCGGCGGTGATAGGAACGGACCTCACCGCGCTCTGTCACCTGGCCGAACGGCGCTGCGGCCTTCCGGCCATCGCCCTCAAGACCAATGGCATGGACCTCTATGACCGAGGTGCAGAGGCTGCCTACCTGGTGCTCCTCACCAGGTTTGTCGAAGGAGCCCCCGAGCGACCCGTGACGGAGGAGGGTCGCATCGGCGTCTGGGGCGCCACGCCGCTCGACGTCTCTGATCACGATGGCGCCGCGGCCCTCGAGCGGCGGCTGCGTCTTGATGGCTGGCGGCGCGTCACCGTCTTTGGCATGGGCGCCACCCTCGACGAGCTGCGCACGGCCGGTGCGGCCGAGCGCAACCTCGTCGTGTCACCCGCGGGGCTCAAGGCGGCCCAGTGGCTCCAGCGCCGCTTCGGCACGCCCTATGACGTCGACTATCCGCTGGCGGATGCCCTCATCCCCCGCATCGCGTGGGCGGGCCATCGCGTGCTGGTGGTCCACCAGCAGGTGGCGGCCCATGCCATCCGAACGCGGCTGCTCGCTCGCGGCGCCTCGGACGTCATCGTGGCGAGCTTCTTCATGCAGCCGGACGAGGCCCGCCGCGATGGCGACCTGCATCTGCGCGAGGAGGGTGACGTCGCGGCGGCGGTCCGTGCGGCCCGCCCCACCGCCATCCTCGCCGACGTCACGCTGCGCAAGCTGGTGGGCGACTTCGCGGGTGACTTCTTTGACGAGACGCACTATGCGCTCTCGGGGCATCTCGTGCGGACGTAG
- a CDS encoding nucleotide-binding protein, producing MLKVAIYGKGGIGKSTITSNLAAALSTLGRRVVQIGCDPKADSTINLLGGQPLRPVMDHLRDEDEEPTSIEDVSSRGFGDVLCIETGGPTPGLGCAGRGIIATFNLLEELRLLETCEPDVVLYDVLGDVVCGGFAAPIREGYAEKVLIVTSGERMALYAAGNINAAVRNFEDRGYARVAGLILNRRNVPDEYGKVKAFADAHGLAIVGDIPRSDDINRCEDEGRTVIEGNPALPISRTFLDLAQRLLAGEGTP from the coding sequence ATGCTAAAGGTCGCCATCTACGGCAAGGGCGGCATCGGCAAGTCCACGATAACGAGCAACCTGGCGGCCGCGCTTTCGACCCTGGGCAGGCGTGTCGTGCAGATCGGCTGCGACCCCAAGGCCGACTCCACCATCAACCTCCTGGGCGGCCAACCCCTGCGCCCGGTGATGGACCATCTGCGCGACGAGGACGAGGAGCCCACGTCCATCGAGGACGTCTCGAGCCGGGGCTTTGGGGACGTCCTCTGCATCGAGACGGGTGGCCCCACGCCGGGGCTGGGGTGTGCCGGCCGTGGCATCATCGCCACGTTCAACCTGCTCGAGGAGCTGCGCCTCCTTGAGACCTGTGAGCCTGACGTCGTACTCTACGACGTGCTGGGCGACGTGGTGTGCGGCGGCTTTGCCGCGCCCATCCGCGAGGGCTATGCCGAGAAGGTCCTCATCGTCACCAGTGGCGAGAGGATGGCGCTGTACGCGGCGGGCAACATCAACGCGGCCGTGCGCAACTTCGAGGACCGCGGCTATGCGCGGGTGGCGGGCCTCATCCTCAACCGCCGCAACGTGCCGGACGAGTACGGGAAGGTCAAGGCCTTCGCGGATGCCCATGGCCTGGCGATCGTGGGCGACATCCCACGATCGGACGACATCAACCGCTGTGAGGACGAGGGCAGGACGGTCATCGAAGGCAACCCCGCGCTGCCCATCTCCCGCACCTTCCTCGACCTTGCCCAACGCCTCCTCGCAGGGGAGGGCACGCCATGA
- a CDS encoding response regulator transcription factor — MPPQADTPLILIAEDDADISTIMTRYLDNHGLSCMQAFSGTEAVMDLDRSAFDLLICDLMLPGMTGEQVIANAREHIPDIPVIVVSARATVEDRVGLLRLGADDYLVKPFDLEELELRVRALLRRSRRQGSAGGRPQEGDGDVLRVGAWALDVASRVLTAADQHIELTRTEFGICELLARHPRRAYSKREIFERVWHEDFAPDDNAVTVHVSNLRKKLRPTGTDGYIKTVWGIGFKLDAPTL, encoded by the coding sequence ATGCCCCCACAAGCTGACACGCCCCTCATCCTCATCGCAGAGGACGATGCCGACATCAGCACCATCATGACCCGCTACCTGGACAACCATGGCCTCTCCTGCATGCAGGCGTTCTCGGGTACCGAGGCCGTCATGGACCTCGACCGCAGCGCGTTCGACCTCCTCATCTGTGACCTCATGCTGCCCGGCATGACGGGCGAGCAGGTCATCGCCAACGCGCGCGAGCACATCCCCGACATTCCCGTCATCGTGGTCTCCGCACGCGCGACCGTGGAGGACCGCGTGGGGCTCCTGCGCCTGGGCGCCGATGACTACCTGGTGAAGCCCTTCGACCTCGAGGAGCTCGAGCTGAGGGTGCGGGCGCTGCTCAGACGCAGCCGGAGGCAGGGATCCGCGGGGGGCCGGCCTCAGGAGGGCGACGGCGATGTCCTCCGCGTTGGCGCATGGGCGCTTGACGTCGCCTCGCGCGTGCTGACGGCGGCAGACCAGCACATCGAGCTCACCAGGACCGAGTTCGGCATCTGCGAGCTGCTCGCACGCCATCCGCGACGCGCCTACTCCAAGCGCGAGATCTTCGAGCGCGTGTGGCACGAGGACTTCGCCCCCGACGACAACGCGGTGACGGTGCACGTCTCCAACCTCCGCAAGAAGCTGCGTCCCACCGGGACCGACGGCTACATCAAGACCGTATGGGGCATCGGCTTCAAGCTCGACGCACCCACTCTTTAG
- a CDS encoding ATP-binding cassette domain-containing protein, which yields MDALETRALTKLYGSTRAVDALDMHVPRGSIYGFVGKNGSGKSTTMKLASGLVTPTSGEVLLFGRRRTPDIPIGTLIEMPGIIGGLSALDNLMTKATALGIVRAKAQCQGLLALVGLTEVAKRHVKGFSLGMKQRLGIALALIGAPDLLLLDEPLNGLDPEAARSTREMLRGLAANHSMTIVISSHVIDQLNRVVDRFGVISRGRIVSEFTDAEMRAACGDSIHLRTTNPPRTVAVLERELPNVHLSLGGTDAISLTATSSGGLPTTEEVARILHANGLIPLEIGMHSRDIEDYFVELMEKGETHV from the coding sequence ATGGACGCACTCGAGACGCGCGCGCTCACCAAGCTGTATGGCTCCACGAGGGCCGTGGATGCGCTCGACATGCACGTACCGCGAGGCAGCATCTACGGCTTTGTGGGCAAGAACGGCTCCGGCAAGTCGACGACCATGAAGCTGGCATCGGGACTCGTGACGCCCACGTCGGGAGAGGTGCTGCTCTTTGGCAGGCGCCGGACGCCCGACATACCCATCGGCACGCTCATCGAGATGCCGGGGATCATCGGTGGCCTCTCGGCCCTGGACAACCTCATGACGAAGGCCACGGCACTCGGCATCGTGCGCGCCAAGGCGCAGTGCCAGGGCCTGCTCGCCCTCGTGGGGCTTACCGAGGTGGCCAAGCGACACGTGAAGGGGTTCTCGCTGGGCATGAAGCAGCGACTCGGCATCGCCCTGGCCCTCATCGGCGCGCCCGACCTCCTGCTTCTCGATGAGCCCCTCAATGGCCTCGACCCCGAGGCGGCACGCTCGACGCGCGAGATGCTGCGAGGGCTCGCGGCCAACCACAGCATGACGATCGTCATCAGCTCGCACGTCATCGACCAGCTCAATCGCGTTGTCGACCGCTTCGGCGTCATCAGCCGGGGCCGCATCGTGAGCGAGTTCACCGATGCGGAGATGCGCGCAGCCTGCGGAGATTCCATTCACCTCCGCACGACCAACCCCCCGAGGACCGTGGCCGTACTCGAACGGGAGCTCCCCAACGTGCACCTCTCGCTTGGGGGCACCGATGCGATCTCGCTCACGGCCACGTCATCCGGTGGGCTGCCTACCACCGAGGAGGTGGCGCGCATCCTGCACGCCAACGGTCTCATCCCCCTTGAGATAGGCATGCACAGCCGCGACATAGAGGACTACTTCGTCGAGCTCATGGAGAAGGGAGAGACTCATGTTTAG
- a CDS encoding ABC transporter permease, with product MFSLIASDVRRGRRMWCWMLVTYVALVAIIAASVLYLVGNAAGHGTDTAGTTDTDTGIKISASQNGEGESAEAASQEAQSAFATTFMEADGGPGQSLELSAIANPFSVLLVLSLFLSVFVSEDFSTGFIRGLLPAGISRRRYYVGKVMTMLVLTLVWTLLFLALFWASMRLAGFGFQAEDPGRLMAWIVLSWLLTFLYVLLCCVATWFFQSRLAGVITACVVAGGIASSLVSTLGGLLRSEAFDAIVQWLPHQSAMLLGSGGVTRLFQSSLEGVTLAPLAHVSVTVAVGIAMLLAVTLLVVPHRDIH from the coding sequence ATGTTTAGCCTCATCGCATCGGACGTGCGTCGGGGTCGCCGGATGTGGTGCTGGATGCTCGTAACCTACGTGGCCCTCGTTGCCATCATTGCCGCAAGCGTGCTCTATCTGGTTGGTAACGCCGCGGGACACGGCACCGACACCGCAGGCACGACCGACACAGACACGGGCATCAAGATCAGCGCGAGCCAGAATGGTGAGGGCGAGAGCGCCGAGGCGGCGAGTCAGGAAGCCCAATCCGCGTTTGCCACCACGTTCATGGAGGCAGATGGCGGACCCGGTCAGTCGTTGGAACTGTCGGCCATCGCAAACCCCTTCAGCGTATTGCTTGTCCTCTCGCTCTTCCTCTCGGTCTTCGTTTCGGAGGACTTCTCGACGGGATTCATACGGGGGCTCCTGCCCGCCGGCATAAGCCGTCGGCGCTACTATGTCGGCAAGGTGATGACGATGCTGGTGCTCACGCTCGTATGGACGCTCCTCTTCCTGGCGCTCTTCTGGGCATCCATGCGTCTAGCGGGCTTTGGGTTCCAGGCCGAGGATCCGGGCAGGCTCATGGCCTGGATCGTCCTCTCCTGGCTGCTGACGTTCCTCTACGTGCTGCTCTGCTGCGTGGCGACCTGGTTCTTCCAGTCAAGGCTCGCAGGGGTCATCACTGCCTGCGTTGTGGCGGGCGGCATTGCCAGCAGCCTGGTCTCCACCCTGGGTGGCCTGCTTCGCTCGGAGGCCTTCGATGCCATCGTACAGTGGCTTCCGCACCAGTCCGCCATGCTGCTCGGCTCGGGCGGTGTCACCCGGCTGTTCCAGAGCTCCCTCGAGGGCGTCACGCTCGCTCCATTGGCCCACGTGAGCGTGACGGTCGCGGTAGGCATCGCGATGCTGCTGGCAGTGACGCTTCTCGTGGTGCCCCATCGCGACATACACTAG
- a CDS encoding sensor histidine kinase produces MILAVVIGVALGATLAALAYERELGHMARLLRSRDERSNNRLTVHGPSPTARRLAEDMNDKLDVLQHERVEAQRREHAFRRDLASLSHDIRTPLAGAKGYLQLAGDEANEVSRGRDVDAAMRSIDGTRALLDQLFSYTKASDPDLRLELEPIGLAPMAAEVLMAHYPEFERRGWEPIVLLEEDGAGVTRVLADATSLRRVFDNLTANALRHGSGAPTITQDGPTITFSNPIPDDADIDPARLFGRFYRADGARGGRGSGLGLSIAAALVQAMGGKIDAHLDDAADGRKALAIRVRLTTA; encoded by the coding sequence GTGATCCTTGCAGTCGTCATAGGCGTCGCGCTGGGGGCGACGCTCGCCGCCCTGGCATACGAGCGGGAGTTGGGCCACATGGCCCGACTCCTGCGTTCGCGCGACGAACGGAGCAACAACCGGCTGACGGTGCACGGCCCCAGCCCTACGGCACGACGGCTCGCCGAGGACATGAACGACAAGCTCGACGTCCTGCAGCATGAGCGCGTCGAGGCGCAGCGGCGCGAGCATGCCTTCAGACGTGACCTGGCCAGCCTCTCTCATGACATTCGCACGCCGCTTGCCGGCGCAAAGGGATACCTGCAGCTTGCGGGCGACGAGGCGAACGAGGTGTCACGGGGACGTGACGTCGATGCGGCCATGAGGAGCATCGATGGCACGCGCGCCCTGCTCGACCAGCTGTTCTCGTACACCAAGGCGAGCGACCCCGACCTAAGGCTGGAGCTGGAACCCATCGGGTTGGCCCCGATGGCGGCCGAGGTGCTCATGGCGCATTACCCCGAGTTCGAACGGCGCGGCTGGGAGCCGATCGTGCTGCTCGAGGAGGATGGCGCGGGCGTCACGCGCGTGCTCGCGGATGCCACCTCGCTGAGGCGCGTCTTTGACAACCTGACGGCCAACGCGCTGCGACACGGAAGTGGTGCCCCCACCATCACGCAGGACGGACCGACCATCACCTTCTCGAACCCCATCCCCGATGACGCAGACATCGATCCCGCCAGGCTCTTCGGACGCTTCTATCGCGCTGATGGCGCACGGGGTGGCAGGGGGTCGGGACTCGGCCTCTCGATTGCCGCGGCACTCGTCCAGGCCATGGGCGGCAAGATCGATGCGCACCTCGATGACGCAGCGGACGGCAGGAAGGCACTCGCCATACGGGTGCGCCTCACGACGGCCTAG
- the lysS gene encoding lysine--tRNA ligase, with product MTQSKIVGAPEVNINDERAVRRAKRQALIDAGVNPYPIRSTVTAHATELEERYAGLEDGVSTEDSYSVAGRVRALRKQGKVTFVVLEDVSGQIQLFCRVNDLPQADWELLSQVDLGDIIEATGTILRTRRGQLSVSPGRVRLLSKSVRPLPEKFHGLADRELRYRQRYIDLIMNPEVRDTFRRRSQIVSTIRRHMEADGYMEVETPMMHAILGGANAKPFVTHFNALDRDFYLRIATELPLKRLIVGGMERVFEIGRQFRNEGMDLMHNPEFTSMEAYCAYSDLEGMKKLSEGLFKAIAREVCGCAEDHEVIEYQGQRVDMSGTWASRSLSEVASAAVDERVDMDTPVEHLRELCVAHDIEWQEGWGAGKLLFELYDGLGEPTLVNPTFVCDYPEEVSPLAKRKEEDPRLTDRFELVICGHEYANAFSELNDPVDQAARFAAQVAAKGLGDDEAMGYDYDYVRALEYGMPPVGGIGYGIDRMVMLFCDQPSIRDVLLFPQMKPEAVTRADIEAQVGGALGAGFASVDELAASCATGASADAAAPATTRLESGLTRDAALELLERYNGDEFHIQHGLTLEGLMRHYAEQYDPQNVEFWSQVGLLHDLDWERWPDGAQHTVKAAELLEEAGASPALAHAIQTHNSDNNPDLPAPEAKMERVLFAVDELSGLIQAAARMRPSGSVRDMPLRSLKKKFKDRRFAAGCDRDVIRRGAELNDLDLNDLLESVLEAMKAIAPVGDYNAREDVAE from the coding sequence ATGACCCAGAGCAAGATCGTAGGTGCCCCCGAGGTGAACATCAACGACGAGCGCGCCGTACGCCGTGCCAAGCGTCAGGCGCTCATCGACGCGGGCGTGAATCCCTACCCCATCAGGAGCACGGTCACCGCTCATGCCACCGAGCTCGAGGAGCGGTATGCCGGACTCGAGGATGGGGTGAGCACTGAGGACTCCTACAGCGTGGCCGGCCGGGTGAGGGCCCTGCGCAAGCAGGGCAAGGTGACCTTCGTCGTGCTGGAGGACGTCTCGGGGCAGATCCAGCTCTTCTGTCGCGTGAATGACCTGCCACAGGCGGATTGGGAGCTCCTGTCCCAGGTGGACCTGGGCGATATCATCGAAGCGACGGGCACCATCCTGCGCACCAGGCGTGGCCAGCTGTCCGTCTCGCCGGGGCGGGTGCGCCTGCTCTCAAAGAGCGTGCGGCCCCTGCCCGAGAAGTTCCATGGCCTGGCCGACCGCGAGCTGCGCTACCGGCAGCGCTACATCGACCTCATCATGAACCCCGAGGTGCGGGACACCTTCCGCAGGCGCAGCCAGATCGTCTCGACCATCCGTCGCCACATGGAGGCTGACGGCTACATGGAGGTCGAGACCCCCATGATGCATGCCATCCTGGGCGGCGCCAACGCCAAGCCCTTCGTGACGCACTTCAATGCGCTCGACCGTGACTTCTACCTGCGCATCGCCACCGAGCTACCGCTCAAGCGCCTCATCGTGGGCGGCATGGAGCGCGTGTTCGAGATCGGCCGCCAGTTTCGCAACGAGGGCATGGACCTCATGCACAACCCCGAGTTCACGAGCATGGAGGCCTACTGCGCCTACTCCGACCTCGAGGGCATGAAGAAGCTCAGCGAGGGGCTGTTCAAGGCCATCGCGCGCGAGGTCTGCGGGTGCGCGGAGGATCACGAGGTCATCGAGTACCAGGGCCAGCGGGTGGACATGAGCGGCACCTGGGCGTCGCGCTCGCTCTCGGAGGTCGCCTCTGCGGCCGTGGACGAGCGCGTGGACATGGACACGCCCGTCGAACACCTGCGCGAGCTCTGCGTGGCGCACGACATCGAGTGGCAGGAGGGTTGGGGCGCCGGCAAGCTCCTCTTCGAGCTCTATGACGGGCTGGGGGAGCCCACGCTCGTGAACCCCACCTTTGTGTGCGACTACCCCGAGGAGGTGAGCCCGCTTGCCAAGCGCAAGGAGGAGGACCCACGCCTCACCGACCGCTTCGAACTCGTGATCTGCGGCCATGAGTACGCGAACGCCTTCTCCGAGCTGAACGACCCCGTCGACCAGGCCGCACGCTTTGCCGCGCAGGTTGCCGCCAAGGGCCTGGGCGACGACGAGGCCATGGGCTACGACTACGACTACGTGCGGGCGCTGGAGTACGGCATGCCTCCCGTCGGCGGCATCGGCTATGGCATCGATCGCATGGTCATGCTCTTCTGCGACCAGCCCTCCATCCGCGACGTCCTGCTCTTCCCGCAGATGAAGCCCGAGGCCGTCACCAGGGCCGACATCGAGGCGCAGGTGGGGGGCGCCTTGGGTGCCGGCTTTGCCAGCGTGGACGAACTGGCGGCCAGCTGCGCCACGGGGGCCTCCGCGGACGCTGCGGCGCCCGCGACCACCAGGCTCGAGAGCGGCCTCACGCGTGACGCGGCACTCGAGCTGCTCGAGCGGTACAACGGGGACGAGTTCCACATCCAGCACGGGCTCACGCTCGAGGGCCTCATGCGCCACTACGCCGAGCAGTATGACCCCCAGAACGTGGAGTTCTGGAGCCAGGTGGGCCTGCTCCACGACCTCGACTGGGAGCGGTGGCCAGACGGGGCGCAGCACACCGTGAAAGCGGCCGAGCTGCTCGAGGAGGCTGGTGCCAGCCCCGCGCTGGCCCATGCCATCCAGACGCACAACTCTGACAACAACCCCGACCTGCCTGCGCCCGAGGCCAAGATGGAGAGGGTCCTCTTTGCCGTGGACGAGCTCTCGGGCCTCATCCAGGCGGCGGCGCGCATGAGGCCGTCTGGCTCCGTGCGTGACATGCCGCTCAGGTCGCTCAAAAAGAAGTTCAAGGACAGGCGCTTTGCCGCAGGGTGCGACCGCGACGTCATCCGCCGTGGCGCCGAGCTCAACGACCTGGACCTCAACGACCTGCTTGAGAGCGTGCTCGAGGCCATGAAGGCCATCGCACCCGTGGGCGACTACAACGCGAGGGAGGACGTGGCAGAGTAG
- the greA gene encoding transcription elongation factor GreA: MDTQEVTLTPEDRKQLEDELALLEGDKRSEIIAQLQEARGFGDLSENAEYDAAKEAQSQNEARINEIRHLLATAKVVENRRGAKSIAIGSTVELVDEKGTAQTYTLAGTTHTDSLQNKISNESPLGAALIGHVAGDTVSFETPSGKTRSLTVKRINR; this comes from the coding sequence ATGGATACACAGGAAGTCACGCTTACCCCGGAAGACCGCAAGCAGCTCGAGGACGAGCTCGCCCTGCTTGAGGGCGACAAGCGCAGCGAGATCATTGCCCAGCTCCAGGAGGCACGTGGCTTCGGCGACCTCTCCGAGAACGCGGAGTACGATGCGGCCAAGGAGGCCCAGTCCCAGAACGAGGCCCGCATCAACGAGATTCGTCACCTTCTCGCCACGGCAAAGGTGGTCGAGAACCGTCGTGGTGCCAAGTCCATTGCCATCGGCTCCACCGTGGAGCTCGTGGACGAGAAGGGCACAGCGCAGACCTATACGCTGGCGGGCACCACCCACACCGACTCGCTGCAGAACAAGATCTCCAACGAGTCGCCCCTTGGCGCAGCGCTCATCGGTCATGTGGCAGGCGATACGGTCTCCTTCGAGACCCCCTCGGGCAAGACCCGCAGCCTTACCGTCAAGAGGATCAACCGCTAG